One window of Agromyces rhizosphaerae genomic DNA carries:
- a CDS encoding cupin domain-containing protein, translating into MTTDAPGPRPDFPGGTSVSALDVYDGVAPDGLAGGTPHLHTVSSEAYVVVAGTGAVQTIDASGFRETPLAPGDVVWFSPGVIHRAINRGGLSVRVVMQNAGLPEAGDAVMTFPDEVLADAERYADAAALPGANAPEADRLAAAMRRRDLAVAGFAALRSPAGDLDAEALRRLYARAGALVAPRAASWRALWEASVARIAAATDAQLAALAAGESAHLAEGRVASARAEPAFGMCGRLRRFEPAALVRLDPLAGADAPETRRVDPEGNPE; encoded by the coding sequence ATGACGACGGATGCCCCAGGCCCCCGCCCCGACTTCCCGGGCGGCACCTCGGTCAGCGCACTCGACGTGTACGACGGCGTCGCGCCCGACGGGCTCGCCGGTGGCACGCCGCACCTGCACACGGTCTCGAGCGAGGCGTACGTCGTCGTCGCGGGCACCGGCGCGGTGCAGACGATCGACGCGAGCGGGTTCCGCGAGACGCCGCTGGCGCCGGGCGACGTGGTCTGGTTCTCGCCGGGCGTGATCCACCGCGCGATCAACCGCGGCGGGCTCTCGGTGCGGGTCGTCATGCAGAACGCCGGGCTGCCTGAAGCGGGCGATGCGGTCATGACCTTCCCCGACGAGGTGCTCGCCGATGCCGAGCGCTATGCCGACGCCGCGGCTCTTCCCGGGGCGAATGCCCCCGAGGCCGACCGGCTCGCCGCCGCGATGCGCCGCCGGGACCTCGCCGTCGCCGGGTTCGCGGCGCTTCGGTCTCCCGCAGGCGACCTCGACGCCGAGGCGCTGCGCCGCCTGTACGCCCGAGCCGGGGCGCTGGTCGCGCCGCGTGCAGCCTCGTGGCGCGCGCTCTGGGAGGCATCCGTCGCCCGCATCGCCGCCGCGACCGACGCGCAGCTCGCCGCGCTCGCCGCGGGGGAGTCCGCGCACCTCGCCGAGGGCCGCGTCGCGTCGGCGCGCGCCGAACCCGCGTTCGGCATGTGCGGCCGGCTGCGCCGCTTCGAGCCCGCCGCGCTCGTCCGCCTCGACCCGCTCGCCGGCGCCGACGCACCCGAGACCCGTCGAGTCGACCCCGAAGGGAACCCCGAATGA
- a CDS encoding ThuA domain-containing protein yields MANAVILSGHGRYDDPFHPFIDTSQALADLLVDEGFTVEIVHDTDARLAAGLDGVDLLVVHTGDPWRSLVDATLLPERERRTPAPDVLAAERANLAEAVERGIGLLGMHAAAASLRDLPQWRELLDGEWDGEFSFHPPMGVASLHVHRDAHPVVAGIDDFELVDERYTDLVLGEHVVPLVEHTYDDEQHPLVWAREVGRCRIVYDALGHDLRSYESPEHRRLLANAVRWLTEARP; encoded by the coding sequence ATGGCGAACGCGGTGATCCTGTCCGGGCATGGGCGGTACGACGATCCGTTCCACCCGTTCATCGACACCTCGCAGGCGCTGGCCGACCTGCTGGTCGACGAGGGCTTCACGGTCGAGATCGTGCACGACACGGATGCCCGGCTGGCGGCCGGGCTCGACGGCGTCGACCTGCTCGTGGTGCACACGGGCGACCCGTGGCGCTCGCTCGTCGACGCGACGCTGCTGCCGGAGCGCGAGCGGCGCACGCCCGCGCCCGACGTGCTCGCCGCCGAGCGCGCGAACCTCGCGGAGGCGGTCGAGCGCGGCATCGGCCTGCTCGGCATGCACGCGGCCGCCGCGTCGCTGCGCGACCTGCCGCAGTGGCGGGAGCTCCTCGACGGCGAGTGGGACGGCGAGTTCTCGTTCCACCCGCCGATGGGTGTCGCCTCGCTGCACGTGCACCGCGACGCGCACCCGGTCGTGGCGGGCATCGACGACTTCGAGCTGGTCGACGAGCGGTACACCGACCTGGTGCTCGGCGAGCACGTCGTGCCGCTCGTGGAGCACACCTACGACGACGAGCAGCACCCGCTGGTGTGGGCGCGCGAGGTCGGGCGGTGCCGCATCGTCTACGACGCGCTCGGCCACGATCTGCGCTCGTACGAGAGCCCCGAGCACCGCAGGCTGCTCGCCAACGCGGTGCGCTGGCTCACCGAGGCGCGTCCGTGA
- a CDS encoding Gfo/Idh/MocA family protein, with product MTATPLRSAIVGTGNISNAHAESIRAIGARLVGVTDHVRDAAEAFAERHGADAVYDDLATMLAEARPDVLHVCTPPGVHAGQAIAALDAGVHVVCEKPAALSLTELDDMVAASERNDRRLVVVFQQRTGTAAAHVKSLLASGALGRPLVATCQTLWYRDPAYFAVPWRGKWETEGGGPTLGHGIHQIDLLAWLLGDWTSVRGDLWRLARETNTEDVSTATVGFANGAVAQVITSAVSPREVSSIRIDTERATITVDHLYGHGHEHWRITPAPGIDEAEAAGWALPDAEEPSGHLPLLREAYAAFASGAELPSTASAPARSFEIVTAIYSSAAHDGAVVTPVSLREDTDRLASLESPVTERRPGS from the coding sequence ATGACCGCCACCCCGCTCCGCTCCGCGATCGTCGGCACGGGCAACATCTCGAACGCGCACGCCGAGTCGATCCGGGCGATCGGCGCCCGGCTGGTGGGCGTCACCGACCACGTGCGCGACGCCGCCGAGGCGTTCGCCGAGCGTCACGGGGCCGACGCGGTCTACGACGACCTCGCGACGATGCTCGCCGAGGCGCGCCCCGACGTGCTGCACGTCTGCACGCCTCCGGGCGTGCACGCCGGACAGGCGATCGCCGCGCTCGACGCGGGCGTGCACGTGGTCTGCGAGAAGCCCGCGGCGCTCTCGCTCACCGAGCTCGACGACATGGTCGCGGCGTCCGAGCGCAACGACCGCCGGCTCGTCGTCGTGTTCCAGCAGCGCACGGGCACCGCGGCGGCCCACGTGAAGTCGCTGCTCGCCTCGGGCGCGCTCGGGCGGCCGCTCGTGGCGACCTGCCAGACGCTCTGGTACCGCGACCCGGCGTACTTCGCGGTGCCGTGGCGCGGCAAGTGGGAGACCGAGGGCGGCGGGCCGACCCTCGGCCACGGCATCCACCAGATCGACCTGCTCGCGTGGCTGCTCGGCGACTGGACCAGCGTGCGCGGCGACCTCTGGCGCCTCGCGCGCGAGACGAACACCGAGGACGTCTCGACCGCGACCGTGGGCTTCGCGAACGGTGCCGTGGCGCAGGTCATCACGAGCGCGGTGTCGCCGCGCGAGGTGAGCTCGATCCGCATCGACACGGAGCGCGCCACGATCACGGTCGACCACCTGTACGGCCACGGGCACGAGCATTGGCGCATCACGCCGGCTCCCGGCATCGACGAGGCCGAGGCCGCGGGGTGGGCGCTGCCCGACGCCGAGGAGCCGAGCGGGCACCTGCCGCTGCTGCGCGAGGCCTACGCGGCGTTCGCGTCGGGCGCCGAGCTGCCCTCGACGGCGTCCGCGCCCGCGCGCTCGTTCGAGATCGTCACCGCCATCTACTCCTCCGCTGCGCACGACGGGGCCGTGGTGACCCCGGTCTCGCTGCGCGAGGACACCGATCGCCTCGCCAGCCTCGAGAGCCCGGTGACCGAGCGCCGGCCCGGCTCGTAG